In Vibrio diazotrophicus, the following proteins share a genomic window:
- the gltS gene encoding sodium/glutamate symporter, with amino-acid sequence MNHLISVSALESFLVAISVLFLGHFINAKLPILNKFNIPEPIVGGLIIACAITVLHFYGVDLEFDLPLQNTFMLMFFATVGLAANYTQLMKGGAKVFIFLAIASVYIIIQNAVGVSLATALGLEPLMGLIAGSITLSGGHGTGAAWSQTFQDVYGMNNVLEIAMASATFGLIIGGIIGSPVAQRLVEKNNIESEYGRGSKTHEKFPELVTYNEYEEDKVTAKKVIEKLFFLLICVTGAKYLELWVSSYEISWLMIPDFVYALFIGVIITNFLEVTKIRKLDAETIDMLGTVSLALFLAMALMSLKLWNIFDLAIPFLVILAVQSAMLAVFTYYVTFKVMGSNYDAAVISGGHCGFGLGATPTAVMNMGSIVNRFGPSPQAFMVVPIVGAFFIDIVNLIILQGYISFLG; translated from the coding sequence ATGAATCATTTGATATCAGTAAGTGCACTTGAGTCATTTTTAGTTGCAATCAGTGTACTTTTCCTAGGGCATTTCATTAATGCCAAGTTGCCAATTCTCAACAAATTTAACATTCCAGAGCCAATTGTTGGCGGCTTGATTATCGCCTGCGCTATTACAGTACTGCATTTTTATGGCGTTGATTTAGAGTTTGATTTACCACTACAAAACACATTCATGTTGATGTTCTTCGCCACGGTGGGTCTTGCGGCCAACTATACACAGCTGATGAAAGGCGGAGCAAAAGTGTTTATTTTCTTAGCTATCGCATCCGTCTATATCATCATCCAAAACGCCGTGGGGGTGTCACTGGCAACGGCCTTGGGTTTAGAGCCACTAATGGGCTTAATAGCAGGTTCAATTACGTTGTCTGGCGGCCACGGCACAGGAGCGGCTTGGTCTCAGACTTTCCAAGACGTCTATGGCATGAATAACGTTCTCGAAATCGCAATGGCATCGGCTACTTTTGGTCTGATCATCGGCGGCATTATCGGCAGCCCTGTTGCACAACGTCTGGTGGAAAAGAATAACATTGAGTCTGAGTACGGCAGAGGTTCTAAAACACACGAGAAATTCCCAGAATTGGTTACCTACAATGAGTATGAAGAAGATAAAGTGACAGCAAAGAAAGTCATTGAGAAGCTGTTCTTTCTACTTATCTGCGTGACTGGAGCAAAGTATTTGGAACTTTGGGTCAGCTCTTATGAAATCTCATGGCTGATGATTCCCGACTTTGTCTACGCTTTGTTTATTGGTGTCATCATTACCAACTTCTTAGAAGTCACTAAAATCCGAAAATTAGACGCTGAAACCATCGATATGTTGGGTACAGTATCTTTAGCCTTGTTCCTAGCCATGGCGCTAATGAGCCTTAAACTGTGGAACATTTTCGACCTTGCTATTCCATTCTTAGTCATTTTGGCGGTTCAGTCAGCCATGCTTGCGGTATTTACCTATTATGTGACGTTTAAAGTCATGGGCAGCAACTATGACGCGGCGGTTATTTCGGGGGGACACTGCGGTTTCGGTTTAGGAGCAACGCCTACAGCGGTGATGAATATGGGTTCTATCGTTAACCGTTTTGGACCATCACCCCAGGCGTTCATGGTGGTTCCGATTGTCGGCGCATTCTTCATCGACATTGTTAACCTGATCATACTGCAGGGCTACATATCGTTTTTAGGTTAA
- a CDS encoding SGNH/GDSL hydrolase family protein: MTREELLNELTNAECLDLVKLYQANPSQHFYTLVEQLYTLRDEYDLTTRISRFKTDVEKLTQSLEDFNIAPEQFKQIAQSLDLNQRTQKVIRFMQTQDNHIAFAKPVELVMYGDSITEWGPWHDGIQGVTLANRGLSGDTTDGMKYRIESTTACQPKLICMMAGINDLSQGYRVDEIMENYSQMLNYWHERDIEVWVQSTLFVGERLNELNPLVAQLNQELIKLCNNTGAKYIDLNAVICPQGVLPLTCSADDLHLNSYAYGKWLSLLTPMLDKYFKHV; encoded by the coding sequence ATGACCAGAGAAGAGCTTTTAAATGAACTCACGAACGCTGAATGCCTAGACTTGGTAAAGCTCTATCAAGCTAACCCTTCCCAACATTTTTACACTCTGGTCGAACAGCTATATACATTACGTGATGAATACGATTTAACTACTCGAATTTCGAGATTTAAAACAGACGTTGAGAAGCTAACCCAATCACTTGAAGATTTCAATATTGCTCCAGAGCAGTTTAAGCAGATTGCTCAGTCGCTCGATCTTAATCAACGTACTCAAAAGGTGATCCGATTTATGCAAACCCAAGATAACCACATAGCTTTTGCTAAACCTGTCGAACTGGTGATGTATGGTGATTCCATAACAGAATGGGGGCCTTGGCACGATGGTATTCAAGGCGTGACGTTAGCAAACCGTGGTTTGAGTGGCGATACAACGGATGGAATGAAGTATCGAATCGAAAGCACCACCGCCTGTCAGCCAAAACTCATCTGCATGATGGCTGGAATTAACGATTTGTCTCAAGGCTATCGAGTTGACGAAATTATGGAGAACTATAGCCAGATGCTGAACTACTGGCATGAGAGAGATATCGAGGTATGGGTACAATCGACGTTATTTGTTGGTGAGCGATTAAACGAGTTAAATCCTCTGGTGGCACAGTTAAACCAAGAACTCATCAAACTGTGTAACAACACTGGAGCAAAGTACATCGATTTGAATGCAGTAATATGCCCGCAAGGTGTCTTGCCATTAACATGCAGTGCAGACGACCTTCACCTTAATTCGTATGCGTATGGAAAGTGGCTATCACTATTAACGCCAATGTTGGACAAGTATTTCAAGCATGTTTAG
- a CDS encoding carbonic anhydrase — MKKTLVAAAMILASMSQVQASDWGYHGEHAPEHWGKVSAICAQGQNQSPIDISAVTKAELKNLKFDYSGQAVSITNNGHTLQASVSEQNTLWVDNKAFELKQFHFHTPSENHIDGQSYPLEAHYVHADKDGHLAVVSLFFKLGEQNAELAKLLAVAPKEEAKADLSKPFDVTSLLPKEKQYYRFNGSLTTPPCSEGVRWLVLKQPLTISADQVEKFEQLMGHNNRPIQAINARVVMGQ; from the coding sequence ATGAAAAAAACGCTAGTGGCTGCTGCAATGATTCTTGCTTCAATGAGCCAAGTTCAAGCTTCTGATTGGGGATATCACGGGGAGCATGCGCCTGAGCATTGGGGTAAGGTTTCAGCGATATGTGCTCAAGGGCAAAACCAAAGTCCTATCGACATCAGCGCTGTAACAAAAGCAGAACTGAAAAACCTTAAGTTTGATTATTCGGGGCAGGCAGTGTCTATCACTAACAATGGTCACACTCTGCAAGCATCTGTTTCTGAGCAGAATACATTGTGGGTTGATAATAAGGCTTTTGAGCTAAAGCAGTTCCATTTTCATACCCCTTCAGAAAACCACATCGATGGGCAGTCTTATCCGTTAGAAGCGCATTATGTTCATGCAGATAAAGACGGTCACTTAGCGGTTGTTTCTCTGTTTTTTAAACTGGGTGAGCAGAATGCTGAGTTGGCAAAATTACTGGCTGTAGCGCCGAAAGAAGAAGCAAAAGCGGATCTGTCGAAACCGTTTGACGTGACGTCTCTGTTACCAAAAGAAAAGCAGTACTACCGTTTTAATGGCTCATTAACTACGCCGCCGTGTTCTGAAGGTGTGCGTTGGTTGGTATTAAAGCAGCCATTAACCATTTCAGCCGATCAGGTCGAGAAGTTTGAACAGTTGATGGGACATAACAACCGTCCGATTCAAGCAATTAATGCTCGTGTAGTCATGGGGCAATAA
- a CDS encoding DUF1496 domain-containing protein, with amino-acid sequence MPKYFALLLVLVSPISMAKTISTPATPVPVVVDGNVGKRVCYYQDQAYSEGALLQVGELYMICQAANNFETNGQLKWVQLNNEKKSHKE; translated from the coding sequence ATGCCTAAATATTTTGCCCTATTGTTGGTACTTGTTAGCCCTATCTCGATGGCTAAAACGATCTCAACTCCGGCAACTCCCGTCCCTGTGGTTGTCGATGGCAATGTAGGTAAACGCGTTTGCTACTATCAAGACCAAGCATATTCAGAAGGCGCACTATTGCAGGTCGGAGAGCTATACATGATTTGCCAAGCAGCAAACAACTTTGAAACTAACGGGCAGTTAAAGTGGGTTCAACTCAACAATGAAAAGAAGTCTCACAAAGAGTGA
- a CDS encoding 1-aminocyclopropane-1-carboxylate deaminase/D-cysteine desulfhydrase — translation MKLANSPITEHHFNGHHFYLKRDDQLHSQFSGNKARKFMSLLDADLPLVTTLIGYGSAQANSLYSMAALARIRGWQLEFYVDHIPAWLKQRPIGNYRGALELNANIIETRPFGLHPREYIEQIRQPDESCLSVPEGGRSKLAEAGVKQLASEILEWIRMQPKQEWCVALPSGTGTTALFLHKALQPHGVQVVTCPCVGGAEYLTEQFHELGETSHPEILQLDSKHYFGHLYREDFDIWQQLHEQTHVEFDLLYDPLMWRCLISWLQKESFANADIQTEKRPALIYIHQGGLLGNESMLPRYQRLFDL, via the coding sequence ATGAAACTCGCAAACAGCCCTATTACTGAGCACCATTTCAACGGTCATCATTTTTATCTCAAACGTGATGACCAGTTGCACTCACAGTTTAGTGGTAATAAAGCCAGAAAATTCATGTCTCTACTGGACGCTGATTTGCCTCTAGTAACAACACTGATTGGCTATGGCTCTGCGCAGGCTAACTCGTTGTACTCTATGGCAGCTTTAGCTCGCATTCGTGGCTGGCAGCTAGAGTTTTATGTTGACCATATTCCTGCATGGCTAAAACAGCGCCCAATTGGCAACTACCGTGGCGCTCTGGAACTTAACGCTAACATCATAGAGACCCGTCCATTTGGTCTGCATCCAAGAGAGTATATTGAACAGATTCGACAGCCAGATGAAAGCTGTTTGTCTGTGCCTGAAGGTGGACGTTCAAAATTAGCCGAAGCCGGTGTTAAACAACTGGCATCAGAGATACTGGAATGGATTCGCATGCAACCTAAACAAGAGTGGTGTGTCGCACTGCCTTCGGGAACAGGCACTACGGCGCTCTTTTTGCACAAAGCACTTCAACCTCATGGGGTCCAGGTTGTCACCTGCCCTTGTGTCGGTGGTGCCGAATACCTTACAGAACAGTTCCACGAGCTGGGTGAAACAAGCCATCCAGAGATACTGCAACTTGATAGCAAACACTACTTTGGCCATCTCTATCGTGAAGATTTTGATATCTGGCAACAGCTTCATGAACAAACTCATGTAGAGTTTGATTTGCTCTATGACCCTCTAATGTGGCGCTGCTTAATCTCTTGGCTGCAAAAAGAGTCATTTGCAAACGCTGATATACAAACTGAAAAACGCCCTGCACTCATCTATATTCATCAGGGTGGTCTGTTAGGTAATGAGAGCATGCTTCCTCGTTACCAACGTCTATTTGACCTATAA
- a CDS encoding sensor histidine kinase has translation MNTISFANTRTLTGQLALFFTGVALVMGLASYIIFYTALHWSEDKVGERRIEIDKNEAIARFMNGEEGKITIDVLTTAYNDISLVPAEYHKYFEGRDSFVGEVGSDPDSRMVFFSYYYKDGSRKPVILLSDINQIEFGKNETLFSGLIVVTSVAGLLLIFGGLLLRLSQRLIEPINNLTQQLTEHSGNAAHVFEIPSGGASEFKILADELNQYRHEIHSLIKREQAFARYASHELRTPLTIVKGASKLLERNASDDFQKRQIVRINEATAQMSTMVDALLGLVRYERSEEEAVVREVSKTEFETIIELNSAQAKDKDIDIALVFHQMPQLKAAPAVLNMVVGNLLRNAIAATHQGEITLEVSADSLCVRDNGPGLNQAKNQDGHGLGLLIVEDLCRRYHWHFSIKNRPTTGCEALISFGQ, from the coding sequence ATGAACACCATAAGTTTTGCCAATACCCGTACTCTTACTGGTCAATTAGCCCTATTTTTTACTGGTGTCGCTTTGGTTATGGGCTTAGCCAGTTACATTATTTTTTATACCGCCCTGCACTGGTCAGAAGACAAAGTGGGTGAAAGACGTATCGAAATAGATAAGAACGAAGCCATCGCTCGCTTTATGAATGGTGAAGAAGGCAAAATCACCATTGATGTCCTTACCACTGCCTATAACGATATCAGCCTAGTTCCAGCCGAATACCATAAATATTTTGAAGGCAGAGATAGCTTTGTTGGTGAAGTCGGCAGCGACCCAGATTCACGTATGGTGTTTTTCAGCTACTACTATAAAGATGGTTCAAGAAAACCCGTCATCTTGCTGTCGGATATCAACCAGATAGAGTTTGGGAAAAATGAAACCTTATTCTCAGGTCTTATTGTTGTTACCAGTGTCGCGGGACTTCTGCTTATCTTTGGCGGCCTATTGTTACGACTCTCGCAACGTTTGATTGAACCAATTAATAACCTCACACAGCAACTGACAGAACACAGTGGCAACGCTGCTCACGTATTTGAAATACCTAGCGGCGGTGCGAGTGAATTTAAAATTCTAGCCGACGAGCTCAATCAATATCGCCATGAAATTCACAGTCTAATTAAGCGTGAACAAGCGTTTGCCCGTTATGCCAGCCACGAGCTAAGAACACCGTTAACCATAGTAAAAGGTGCTAGCAAATTGTTGGAACGCAATGCCTCTGATGATTTCCAGAAACGTCAAATCGTGCGTATCAATGAAGCCACCGCTCAGATGAGTACCATGGTTGACGCTTTGCTTGGCCTTGTGCGCTATGAACGCAGTGAAGAGGAAGCCGTTGTCAGAGAAGTGAGTAAAACTGAATTTGAAACCATTATTGAACTCAACAGTGCTCAGGCTAAAGACAAAGATATCGACATTGCTTTGGTTTTCCACCAAATGCCTCAGCTCAAAGCGGCACCCGCTGTTTTAAATATGGTGGTAGGAAACCTGCTGCGAAACGCCATAGCCGCCACACATCAAGGAGAGATCACGCTGGAAGTCTCTGCTGACTCTTTGTGCGTCAGAGACAATGGCCCCGGTCTTAATCAGGCAAAAAATCAAGACGGGCATGGCTTAGGTTTGCTGATAGTAGAAGACTTATGTCGCCGATATCACTGGCATTTTTCGATTAAGAATCGTCCTACTACAGGCTGCGAAGCCTTAATCAGTTTTGGGCAATAA
- a CDS encoding response regulator transcription factor: MKKILLVEDNREVAGILFDYFESEGMELDYADNGELGLKLALETPFDAIILDLMLPRMDGLTVCEKLREAGNTTPVLMLTALDSREDMLSGFKYGADDYLTKPFDLEILEARLHALIKRYRRTVTETSFEFASLRIDQKTHQAYRDGIKLSLNPTTYSILELLCQRAPDVVTREEITDMLWQDNEPNNDVLRSHIYQLRNQLDKPFESPMLVTVPKIGFRLEKV; encoded by the coding sequence ATGAAAAAAATATTGCTGGTTGAAGATAATCGAGAAGTGGCGGGAATATTGTTTGATTACTTTGAAAGTGAAGGGATGGAGCTCGACTATGCCGACAATGGCGAGCTAGGCCTCAAGCTGGCTTTAGAAACCCCGTTTGACGCCATCATTTTAGATCTGATGCTACCGCGTATGGATGGATTAACCGTCTGTGAGAAACTCAGAGAGGCCGGTAATACCACACCAGTGCTAATGCTGACTGCTCTGGATAGCCGTGAAGATATGCTGAGCGGATTTAAATACGGCGCCGATGACTACCTGACCAAACCTTTTGATCTCGAAATTCTTGAAGCTCGCCTGCACGCGTTAATTAAGCGTTATAGAAGGACAGTAACTGAAACGTCTTTCGAATTCGCTAGCCTACGCATCGATCAAAAGACACATCAAGCGTATCGAGACGGCATCAAGCTTTCATTAAATCCAACCACCTATTCCATTTTGGAACTGCTTTGCCAACGTGCTCCCGATGTGGTCACTCGCGAAGAAATTACGGATATGCTTTGGCAGGATAACGAGCCAAACAACGATGTACTGCGTAGCCATATTTACCAACTCCGTAACCAGTTAGATAAACCTTTCGAGTCTCCTATGCTGGTCACCGTGCCTAAAATTGGCTTCCGTTTGGAGAAGGTATAA
- a CDS encoding TetR/AcrR family transcriptional regulator, with protein MASRSSTKEKILDVAEGLFAEQGFNDTSLRTITGKAGVNLASVNYHFGDKKTLVRAVLNRYLEAFMPEVHKALIALNQRESYSMEEVFESLREPLKNLNKVSTHGTSRFMLLIGRGYTDVQGHLRWFITTRYQDVLKLFTDSVMKANPELTRETLFWRLHFTLGTCVFTMASSKALAEIAENDFGSKVDAKVVVDQIIPYLAAGVAAKI; from the coding sequence ATGGCGTCGAGAAGTAGTACCAAAGAAAAAATACTGGATGTAGCTGAAGGACTTTTCGCTGAACAAGGTTTTAATGATACCTCGTTAAGAACGATTACCGGCAAAGCCGGAGTCAATTTGGCTTCAGTGAATTATCACTTCGGTGATAAGAAAACTTTGGTTCGCGCAGTGCTGAACCGTTACTTAGAGGCGTTTATGCCCGAAGTACATAAAGCTCTTATTGCGTTGAATCAACGTGAGTCTTACTCAATGGAGGAAGTGTTTGAATCGTTGCGTGAACCTTTGAAGAACCTCAACAAGGTCAGTACACACGGTACCAGCCGCTTTATGCTGTTGATCGGAAGAGGTTATACCGATGTGCAGGGGCATCTGCGCTGGTTTATCACCACTCGTTACCAAGATGTATTGAAATTGTTTACAGACTCGGTAATGAAAGCGAACCCTGAATTAACACGCGAAACTCTGTTTTGGCGTCTGCACTTTACCTTAGGCACATGTGTTTTCACTATGGCTTCAAGTAAGGCGCTGGCAGAAATCGCAGAAAATGATTTTGGAAGTAAGGTCGATGCAAAAGTCGTTGTTGACCAGATCATTCCATATCTTGCTGCTGGCGTTGCAGCGAAAATATAA
- a CDS encoding acyl-CoA dehydrogenase translates to MSSLRQKWISDPAFKLFKKVLPPLSSTEKEAMEAGSVWWDGELFSGQPDFQKLHHYPKPSFTAEEQSFMDNELETLLEMLDDHKIVKEDRDLPEDVWTFMRKERFFSLNISAEYGGREFSALANSTIVSRIATRSISAAVTVMVPNSLGPGELLSHYGTQEQKDYWLPRLADGTDIPCFALTGPEAGSDAGGIPDQGVVCYGKHEGKEVLGIRLSWNKRYITLAPVATVVGLAFKLSDPEKLLGDKEDIGITCALIPASHEGVEIGERHDPLGLAFMNGPTRGNDVFIPMDWLIGGSDYAGKGWRMLVECLSAGRGISLPALGTAIGHLTARTTGAYAYVRKQFGMPIGKFEGVAESLGRIGGLTYLLEATRTLTTTSLDLKEKPGIVTAIAKYHMTEIARTILNDSMDIHSGRAIQDGPMNYLASHYLGIPVAITVEGANILTRNLMIFGQGATRCHPYVLKEMEAAANSDEKEGAKEFDKLLFKHIGHATKNSIGALTAALTGSAFVKVHMSGPTKTYYKQLTRLSRVLAVSADMAMLTLGGELKRKEMISARLGDGLSYLYMASAVLKKYEDDGRQQSDLNYVHYAMQHCLYHAAKSMNEVYRNYPTKAVGKLLKGLLFPLGNHYQAPSNDLTLAVAESLMIPGAHRDRLTHLCYIGKSEDDSVGLMEKAFLSLYAIQGLEKKLYRGVKEGKVARKGLLADRLIQAKEAGVLTADEIDAILAAEKLRYKAIQVDHFSHDFSKVLTNQTVKPKLNNVA, encoded by the coding sequence ATGAGCTCTCTACGACAAAAATGGATAAGTGACCCTGCCTTTAAGTTGTTTAAGAAGGTATTGCCACCGCTGTCTAGTACTGAAAAAGAAGCAATGGAAGCGGGCAGTGTTTGGTGGGATGGTGAGCTGTTTTCTGGTCAGCCAGATTTTCAAAAGCTTCACCATTACCCAAAACCGTCGTTTACTGCTGAAGAACAGTCATTTATGGATAACGAGCTGGAAACCCTGCTTGAAATGCTTGATGACCATAAAATAGTAAAAGAAGACCGCGACTTGCCAGAGGATGTCTGGACATTCATGCGCAAAGAGCGTTTCTTCTCTCTAAACATCTCTGCTGAATATGGCGGTCGTGAGTTCTCTGCTTTAGCAAATTCAACCATCGTTTCACGCATTGCGACACGTTCAATCAGTGCAGCAGTAACCGTCATGGTTCCCAACTCTTTAGGTCCAGGTGAGTTACTTTCTCACTACGGCACTCAAGAGCAAAAAGACTACTGGTTGCCGCGCCTTGCTGACGGTACAGACATTCCATGTTTCGCACTAACAGGACCAGAAGCTGGTTCTGATGCGGGTGGTATTCCTGACCAAGGCGTAGTGTGTTACGGCAAACACGAAGGTAAAGAAGTTCTGGGTATTCGTTTAAGCTGGAACAAACGCTATATCACGCTTGCACCCGTGGCAACAGTGGTTGGCTTGGCATTCAAACTGAGCGACCCTGAAAAGTTACTCGGTGACAAAGAAGATATCGGTATTACCTGTGCGTTGATTCCTGCGAGTCACGAAGGGGTAGAGATTGGTGAACGTCATGATCCGCTCGGACTTGCGTTTATGAATGGACCAACACGCGGTAACGATGTGTTTATCCCTATGGATTGGCTGATTGGCGGCTCAGATTACGCAGGTAAAGGTTGGCGTATGCTGGTGGAATGCCTGTCAGCAGGTCGCGGTATCTCGCTTCCTGCATTAGGTACAGCGATTGGTCATCTAACAGCTCGTACTACAGGTGCTTATGCCTACGTTCGTAAGCAGTTTGGTATGCCGATTGGTAAATTTGAAGGTGTTGCTGAATCTCTAGGCCGAATTGGTGGTTTAACTTATCTGCTAGAGGCGACTCGAACACTGACGACCACTTCTCTGGATCTGAAAGAGAAACCGGGTATTGTTACTGCAATTGCAAAGTACCACATGACCGAAATCGCTCGTACTATTCTGAATGACTCTATGGACATTCATTCTGGTCGCGCAATTCAAGACGGCCCGATGAACTATCTGGCGAGCCATTACTTAGGTATTCCGGTCGCAATTACCGTAGAAGGTGCAAACATTCTTACTCGTAACCTGATGATTTTCGGTCAAGGTGCGACGCGCTGTCACCCATATGTATTGAAAGAGATGGAAGCGGCGGCGAACTCTGATGAAAAAGAAGGGGCGAAAGAGTTTGATAAGTTGCTGTTCAAGCATATCGGTCATGCAACGAAAAACTCAATTGGTGCACTTACTGCGGCGTTAACAGGTTCTGCATTTGTTAAAGTGCATATGAGTGGCCCAACAAAAACCTACTACAAACAACTTACTCGCCTAAGCCGCGTTTTGGCAGTGAGTGCTGATATGGCGATGTTAACGCTTGGCGGTGAACTGAAACGTAAAGAGATGATCTCTGCCCGCTTGGGTGACGGCTTGAGCTACTTATACATGGCGTCAGCGGTACTGAAGAAATACGAAGATGACGGTCGTCAGCAGTCTGACCTAAACTATGTTCATTACGCAATGCAACACTGTTTGTACCATGCTGCGAAGTCTATGAACGAAGTGTACCGAAACTACCCGACTAAAGCGGTAGGTAAGCTGCTGAAAGGTCTACTGTTCCCGCTGGGTAATCATTATCAAGCGCCTAGCAACGATTTAACGCTTGCTGTGGCTGAAAGCTTAATGATTCCAGGCGCTCATCGTGATCGTCTGACACATCTTTGCTATATCGGAAAGAGTGAGGATGACAGTGTTGGCTTGATGGAAAAAGCATTCCTGTCGCTTTACGCTATTCAAGGCCTTGAGAAGAAACTCTATCGCGGCGTGAAAGAGGGTAAAGTGGCTCGTAAAGGTTTACTCGCAGACCGTTTAATTCAAGCCAAAGAAGCGGGTGTGCTCACTGCTGATGAAATTGATGCCATTTTGGCGGCTGAAAAACTGCGTTATAAGGCGATTCAAGTGGATCACTTTAGCCATGATTTTTCAAAAGTTTTGACCAATCAGACAGTGAAACCTAAGCTAAACAACGTAGCTTAA
- the fabV gene encoding enoyl-ACP reductase FabV gives MIIKPKIRGFICTTTHPVGCEANVKEQIAYTKAQGPIKNAPKRVLVVGSSSGYGMSSRIAAAFGGGAATIGVFFEKPGSEKKTGTAGFYNAAAFDKLAHEEGLYAKSLNGDAFSNEAKQKAVELIKQDLGQIDLVVYSLASPVRKMPETGEVVRSSLKPIGETYTSTAVDTNKDVIIEASVEPATEEEIQDTITVMGGQDWELWMQALEEGGVLAEGCKTVAYSYIGTELTWPIYWDGALGRAKMDLDRAAAALNEKLSATGGTANVAVLKSVVTQASSAIPVMPLYIAMVFKKMREEGIHEGCMEQIYRMFSQRLYKEDGTAPETDEKNRLRLDDWELREDIQKHCSDLWPQITTENLKELTDYELYKEEFLKLFGFGVEGVDYDADVNPEVAFDVIDI, from the coding sequence ATGATCATCAAACCTAAAATTCGCGGATTTATCTGTACAACAACGCACCCAGTGGGTTGTGAAGCTAATGTAAAAGAACAAATTGCTTACACTAAAGCACAAGGTCCAATCAAGAATGCGCCTAAGCGCGTGCTTGTTGTCGGTTCTTCTAGTGGCTACGGTATGTCTTCTCGTATTGCTGCTGCGTTTGGCGGCGGTGCTGCAACTATCGGTGTTTTCTTTGAAAAACCGGGTTCAGAGAAGAAGACTGGTACTGCAGGTTTCTACAATGCAGCTGCATTTGACAAACTTGCTCACGAAGAAGGTCTATATGCGAAAAGCCTGAACGGCGATGCATTCTCAAACGAAGCTAAACAAAAAGCTGTAGAGCTTATTAAGCAAGACCTAGGTCAAATTGACTTAGTTGTTTACTCTCTTGCGTCTCCAGTTCGTAAAATGCCTGAAACAGGCGAAGTGGTTCGTTCTTCACTAAAACCAATTGGTGAGACTTACACCTCAACAGCGGTTGACACCAATAAAGATGTCATCATTGAAGCAAGCGTTGAGCCTGCAACTGAAGAAGAAATCCAAGACACGATTACTGTAATGGGTGGTCAGGATTGGGAACTTTGGATGCAAGCGCTTGAAGAAGGTGGTGTTCTAGCTGAAGGCTGTAAAACAGTTGCCTATAGCTACATCGGTACTGAACTAACTTGGCCAATCTATTGGGATGGTGCGTTAGGTCGTGCGAAGATGGACTTAGATCGTGCAGCAGCAGCTCTGAACGAGAAGCTATCTGCAACAGGCGGTACTGCAAACGTAGCGGTTCTTAAATCTGTTGTGACTCAAGCAAGTTCTGCAATTCCGGTAATGCCTCTGTACATTGCGATGGTATTCAAGAAAATGCGTGAAGAAGGCATCCATGAAGGCTGTATGGAGCAAATCTACCGCATGTTCAGCCAGCGTCTATATAAAGAAGACGGCACAGCGCCAGAAACAGACGAGAAAAACCGTCTGCGTCTAGATGACTGGGAACTTCGTGAAGATATCCAAAAACACTGTAGCGACCTATGGCCTCAAATTACTACTGAGAACCTAAAAGAGCTGACAGACTACGAACTCTACAAAGAAGAGTTCCTAAAACTGTTTGGTTTCGGTGTTGAAGGTGTGGATTACGATGCAGACGTTAACCCAGAAGTGGCATTTGACGTTATCGATATATAA